CGGGGGCAAATAGCAATTTTCCATCAACTGCTGCCGATGGGCAGCAATATATTGAATTGGATGCCGATCAGCCAAGCTATGTCTATCAAACGATGCAAACAACACCTGGATCAAGATTATATTATAGTTTTAATTTGAGAAATCGAGGTGGAAGTGGTCGAGTAAAGGTCTATGTAAAGGGCAGTGATGCAAGTAGAGGAAATGCCACCCAAGATATTGAGACACATTCTTCTCATTGGGAACATTATGAAGGTGTTTACACTGTGCCAGAGGGGCAATATAGAACAGATATTGGCTTTGAATCAATGAGCGAGGAAACTGCAGCGAGGGGAAATCTTCTCGATCATGTTGAGGTGCGAACAGGAGCTTATTTGGAGGTCAATAAGTCTTCTAGTGTTTTGGGCGAGGAAGTGTTGGGAGGAACCATTTACACCTATACACTACATATTGAAAATTTTGGTCAGACAGATGCCGACCAGTTGATTGTCACGGATCAATTGGATGGAGATGTAGATTTCATTGGAAATGCAAAGAAAGATGGCGTTGATTTTGCAGGCGTTAGCTATGACGAGGAGCACAAAAAGGTGTTGTTTCATCTTTCTGGAGACACCATTGGAAATGTGGATACCAATCATCATTCTATGGATTTGAGTTATCAAGTGCGTGTGAAAGACACCGCCACAGAGGGTGAGATTAAGAGCCAGGCAAGTATTGACTATCACGATGCCAACCAAGATAGTTCGGCCAGAGGTATCTTTTACTCTGGAGTGGATATTGTGCATATCGGTAGAAGACCGGCGGTGGCACAAGGAAGCATTCGAGTGCAATGGAATCAGCTCATGCCGACATTAGTAAATTCAGGGTTAGATGTACAGCTCTACCGAAATGGTGAGATTTATGGCTGGCCTGTGCACATTGATGCGATGACACAGTGGGAATACCATTGGAATAACCTCGTGGATGAAAATAATACAACATCCGTTTGGACTGTTCGACTGCTCAATTCTGTGGAAAATTATCAGTTAGACATTGAAAATATTCGTCCGAGGGAATGGGTGATTCGAGCCAATTTTTCAAATCCAGGAAGCAATACTCCGGATCGAACAGTTGACGATGTTCATTCACAGGAAAGAGTTAAGGTTTTGTATTCATTGACCAATCCAGAGGATCAAAATATAGAAGGTAGGATATTACACTATAAGATTCGAGTAAAAAATGATACAAGTCAAACGGCTAGAGGCATTTGGATTCGAGATGTTATGCCATTGTATACACATTTTGATGCGGTGGATACACAGGGAGAATATGGTGTTATTGAAGGTAGAGAGCATGCGACATGGTTTGTTGATCGGCTTTTGCCAGGGGAAGAGAAAGAATTTTGGGTGGACATCCTTCAAGATTTTTGCTGTCCAGAAATTCAAGTAAATCAAGTAAACTATGAGCTGACAGGCAATGAAAATCGTCCCTATGTCAATGACCCTGTTGGGCCAAGAAATGTGGCAGAAAGATTTTAAAAATAGAATAGAACAAAATATAAATATTGAAAAGGAGGGCAAAAATAATGATATTGGAAACAGAAAGGCTTATTCTGCGCCGTTGGAAGGAAAGCGATGCAGAGGATTTATACAAATATGCCAGCGATCCCGATGTGGGACCGATTGCCGGGTGGCCGCCACATCAAAGCATTGAGGAGAGTCTTGATGTTATTAAGAATGTGCTGGGCGGCAAGGAAGCCTATGCGATTTGTCTGAAGGAATATGGGAAGGCTATCGGCGCTATTGAACTGAAACTAAACGGTCTTACGGATATGACCGAGAAAGATGATGAATGCGAGCTTGGCTACTGGCTTGGAAAGCTATTCTGGGGTCAGGGTCTTATGCCGGAAGCTGCAAAAGAAATTCTCCGCCACGCCTTTGAGGATTTAGGCATGAGCAAGGTGTGGTGTGGATACTACGAAGGCAACACCAAATCGAAGCGTGTCCAGGAAAAGGTCGGCTTTAAGTATCAGTGGACTACCGAGGGTGTTGATGTTCCGCTGATGCACGAGAAACGGACAGGTCATGTAAATGCCATGACGAAGGAAGAGTGGCAAACATTGTTATAAATTAGGATTTGTGGAGGGAATATAAAAATGGAGCAGATTTGGAAAGAGTTATATCAGGCAGCAAAAGCTGTGCAAAACCCCAGAGACATTTCTGAAAGAATCTCCGCCGGTGGCGTGGCAGCTGCGATTGAGTCTGCAAGTGGCAAGATATATACAGGAGTATGCGTAGACACATCTTCTTCGCTCGGAATATGCACAGAAAGAAATGCCATGTTCAATATGATTACAAACGGTGAAAATGAGATCAAGCGTGTTTTAGCAATCATGCCCAACGGAAAAACAGGAGCCCCATGTGGTGCATGCAGGGAATTCATGGCTCAGTTGATGATAGGCAGATATCACGAAGTCGAGATCATGCTTGATATTGAAAACGAAAAAATAGTGATGCTTGATGAGTTAACTCCAGAATGGTGGTTATAAATTCCAGTTTTATGAGGAGAACGAAATGTACGCACAGGCAGCGGTAAAACCGAATACCTTACTCCGTAACGGTGCATACGGCATCGTTATGAGGGGTGTGCAAAAATGCACACGGGGGTGTTCATCGTTACGGGGTAGAAAAACGCTGCCGTTATGTTGTATCAAATTAGCCACGGCAACAGATCCAACTAGTGGTAGTGGTGGTATGTTTGTGCAATCAGTAGCTTTTGTTGAAAATCATAGTGGCAATATTAATAATATCTCTATCTATGGATTTGAATTAGTTGAATATGTTGCAAGTTTATATAATTGTGACATAGAAATAATTGATAATGAGGTTGACAGTGAAAAATGATAAAATCAATAAAAATCAGACTATACCCAAATAATAAACAGATTACTAAACTATTTCAATATGCTGGATGTGCGAGATTTGCTTACAATTGGGCTATTGCAAAAGAACAAGAGAACTATAAGCAAAAAAATAAATTTTTATCGGATAATGAATTACGAAAAGAATTTACACAGCTAAAGAAACTGCCAGAGTATAGATGGCTAAATGAAGTAAGTAATAATGTAACAAAGCAAGCAATCAAAGATGCTTGTAATGCTTATAAAAAATTTTTCAAAGGGCAATGCAAATATCCTAAATTTAAAAGTAAAAAGCATTCAACTCCTTCTTTTTATCAAGATACTGGTAAAATTCAGTTTACAGATACTCATGTAAAAGTAGAAGGATTTTCAATGAGTAAAAGACGAAATAAACAAAAATTGAATTGGATTAGACTTTGTGAAAAAGAAAGAATACCAATGAACTGTAAATACTTAAATCCACGCTTTACATATGATGGATTGTATTGGTATGTATCCATTGGAATTGAAGTAGATGACAATAATAATCTTCCATCAAATGATGGTGTCGGAATTGATTTAGGTATTAAAAACTTAGCAGTTTGTTCTGATGGAAATACTTATAAAAATATAAATAAAACTGATAAAGTAAAGAAAATAGAAAAACGAAAACGCAGGTTACAGCGTTCAATATCAAGAAGATATGAGAAAAATAAGAAAGGAGGCAGTTATTGTAAAACAAGTAACATAATAAAAAGAGAAAAAGAACTTTTAAAAGTAATAAAACGATTAACAAATATTCGTCAAAACTACTTACATCAGACAACATCTGAAATCATAAAGCGAAAACCAAGTTTTATCTGTATGGAAGATTTGAATGTAAGTGGAATGATGAAAAATAAGCATTTATCCAAAGCAGTACAACAACAATGCTTTTATGAATTTAGAAAGCAGATTGAGTATAAGTCTAACTGGAATAATATTTCAGTCATTATAGCAGACAGATTCTTTCCAAGTTCTAAACTATGTAGTTGTTGTGGAAATATTAAAAAAGATTTGAAACTGTCTGACAGAATTTATAAATGTGAATGTGGAAACATCATAGATAGAGATTTTCAAGCAAGTTTGAATCTAAAGCAGTATGGAGAGAATGTTTTAAAACAATCTGTAGTGTAACACTTTAAAGTTATTACAGATATGTACCGAACGTTAATCGGGAATTGACGCCTACGGAGAGTACAAGAACTTGTAATTAGTATTTGAATTTATTCAGTATGAAAGCATACTCGATGAAGTAGGAATGAAACATAAAAGTTTATTAGCTTTTTATAAGTTTTCAGTAACGGTTCTTCTTTTGTTTAAGGAGACAAAATGCAAGAAATCATTAAAATAGATATGCCACAGGATGTGGTAGAGATTATTCAAGGTTTGTGTAGTCACGGATTTGCAGCCTATGCGGTGGGGGGATGCGTTCGAGATACCCTTTTGGGTGTTGAACCAAAAGATTGGGATATAACAACGAGTGCAAGCCCTGTTCAGGTCAAGGAGATTTTTGGTCATACATTGGATACAGGAATTGAACATGGTACAGTGACCATTATGAGAGGAAAAATTGGATATGAGGTGACGACTTATCGGATTGATGGCAAATATAGTGACGGAAGACATCCCGATCAGGTAAAATTTACTCCTAATCTTTTCGAAGATTTAAGACGCAGGGATTTTACGATTAATGCGATGGCCTATTCTGATGAGACGGGGCTGGTGGATGAGTTTTGTGGCATGGAAGACCTTGAGAAAAAGGTTGTTCGCTGTGTGGGAGAGGCAAAGGAAAGATTTCAAGAGGATGCCCTCCGGATGTTGAGAGCAATTCGTTTTAGTGCTCAATTGGGATTTACTATTGAAAGTGATACTTGGCAGGCGATGATTCAAATGGCAAAAAATCTTTCTTTAGTGAGCAAGGAACGCATATTGGTGGAATTGACAAAGACCATTTGTTCATCTCATCCAGAAATGGTAAAAAAAATTTTTGACAGTGGACTCCATAAAGAAATTGGACAACATTTTTCATCGCTATCAGCAAGAGATGCCGAAGTGATGGCTTTTTCTGGGCAATTGCCAGAGGAAAAACATTTGCGGTTTGCACTCCTATTTAAGAACAAATCGGGGGAAGAGGCAAAGGCCATATTGAAGGAATTAAAAGCCGACAATGACACCATAAAGAAGGTGAAGATTTTAGTCGAATATATAGATAGAAAATTGCCAAGGAATGAAAAAAGGATGAGACAGGCACTCTCAGAGATTGGACCAGAGAGAGTTCGGGATTGGATTTTGCTCAAGAAAGTCTTGGGAGAAGAAGTTGAGGACTTTCAGAATAGGTTACAAGAAATCCTTGAGCGCGGGGATGCCTACACATTACAAATGCTCGCTGTGGATGGTGCAACATTGATTCGGGCAGGAATAAAGCCAGGTCCAAATCTTGGTCAGATCTTAGGTGAACTTTTGTCCTATGTCATTGAAGACCCAAGTAAAAATACAATGATGTTTTTATTGGAAAAAGTAAAAGAAATTTGTTATAATCAAAATTGTAAGATTGACCAATGCTGAGTGGAGGGTATATAAATGAAGGACTATAAGAAAATTTATCAAGAGTGGCTGACAAATCCGTATTTTGATGAAGCAACAAAGAATGAGTTGCGTGCGATTGCAGATGATGAGAATGAGATTAAGGAAAGATTTTACCAGGATCTTGCCTTTGGAACAGCAGGGCTTCGTGGAATTATTGGTGCGGGCATCAACCGAATGAATGTGTATGTGGTCAGAAGAGCAACACAGGGACTTGCCGATTATATTATTCGCCAGGGTGGACAGAAAAAAGGTGTAGCCATTGCTTATGACTCAAGGCATATGTCACCAGAGTTTGCTATGGAGGCGGCAATGACATTGGCAGCGAATGGTATCAAGGCCTATAAGTTTGAGTCCCTTAGACCAACTCCAGAGCTTTCTTTTGCAGTGCGTGAACTTGGATGTATTGCAGGTATTAATATTACAGCCAGCCACAATCCATCAAATTACAATGGATATAAGGTGTATTGGGAGGACGGTGCACAGTTTACACCGCCACATGATAAGGGCGTGACAGAATGTGTACTTGCCATTGAAGACCTCTCAAAAGTAAAGACAATGTCTGAAGAAGAGGCAACGAAGGCAGGTCTTTACGAGGTGATTGGAGAAAAGATCGATGATGCTTATATTGCCAATGTAAAGGCACAGGTGGTTAATCAAGACGCCATTGATAAGATGCAGGACTCCATTCGCATTGTATATACTCCATTGCATGGCACAGGAAATATCCCTGTTCGCCGTGTATTAAAGGAAATTGGTTTTTCTCATGTCTATGTTGTCAAGGAGCAAGAGCTTCCAGATGGTGACTTCCCTACAGTCAGTTATCCAAATCCAGAGTCAAAGGCAGCTTTTGCACTGGGACTGAAGTTAGCAAAGGAAAAGGATGCAGATCTTGTGTTGGCCACAGATCCAGATGCAGATCGTTTGGGTGTGTATGTCAAGGATCAAAAGTCAAAGCAATATATTGCACTCACAGGAAATATGAGTGGTTCATTGCTCTGTGAGTATGTGCTCAGCCAAAAGGCAGCAGCAGGAAAGATTCCAGCAGATGGAGAGGTTGTAAAGTCCATCGTAACGACCAACTTAGTGGATGCTGTGGCAGCAAATTATCACTGCAAGTTGGTTGAAGTATTAACTGGATTTAAGTGGATTGGTCAGCAAATTTTAAAGAATGAGCACACGGGAAAAGGCCACTATATGTTTGGCATGGAAGAGAGCTATGGTTGCTTAATCGGAAGCTATGCCAGAGATAAGGATGCTGTATCGGCAACAGTTGCACTCTGTGAGGCAGCGGCCTACTACAAGATGCAGGGAAAGACACTTTGGGATGCAATGTTAGATATGTTTGAAAAGTATGGATATTATTTGGATGGCATCAAGGCCTTTGACCTTGCAGGACTTGAGGGCTTGGCAAAGATTCAAAGAATGATGACCTACTTTAGAGAAAATGTTCCAGAAAAGATTGGTGATGCCACTGTCCTTTCTGTGAGAGACTATCAGGCAGATACCATTGTAGATCTCAAGACCAAGGAGGTTAGACCGACCGGACTTCCAGCTTCCAATGTTATTTACTATGACTGTGATGATAACACTTGGATTTGTGTGCGTCCATCGGGAACAGAGCCAAAGATTAAGTTCTACTATGGTGTAAAGGGAAATTCTATGGAAGATGCAAGAGTAAAGTCAGATAAGCTTGGAAATGCTCTTCAGGCATTGGTGGATCAGATTCAGTAAGGCTTACGATAAGGATTGAGGGGGAGTGAGTAGCTCCTCCTCTTTTTGACAAACTAAGAGTTGGTGCTTTCGCACCAACTCTTAGTAAAAGGTATAAAAAGAAAAAAGTTTTAGGGGGGCCAGACGGCCTAGCCGTCTGGTATGAGTATGAAAAAGCTTTGCAGTTTCAGCGTTTCTGCAAACCTACGAAAGACTTTCGTCTAACGCTCTTTTACTATAACGAAAATTTGTGTCCAAAATATGGCGGCGAAATAAAAAATGTGTTAAGAAGCTAAAAAAGTCTTTAAAAAAAAACTATTTACGCCTATAATATGATAAGATATTTTACGAAAGAATGTTGCTAAGAAAGATTGTGGAGGATAATATGTTCGGAATAACATCAAATGATATTGGTATTGACTTGGGAACAGCCAGTATACTTGTTTATATAAAGGGAAGAGGTGTGGTGTTAAAGGAGCCAAGCGTAGTTGCTGTGGATAGAAATACAGGAAAGATTCATGCCATTGGAGAAGAGGCAAGATTAATGATTGGTAGAACACCAGGAAATATTATTGCCATTAGACCACTGCGTCAAGGTGTCATTTCTGATTATCAAGTGACAGAGAAGATGTTAAAGTATTTTATCACTAAAGCGGTGGGAAAAAAGACATTTAGAAAACCAAGAATTGCTGTGTGCATTCCATCAGGAGCAACAGAAGTGGAGACCAAGGCTGTGGAAGATGCAGCGTATAGTGCAGGAGCAAAGGATGTGGCCATCATTGAGGAGCCAGTAGCTGCAGCAATTGGTGCAGGAATTGATATCGCAAAGGCTTGTGGAAACATGATCGTCGATATTGGTGGTGGTACAGCAGATATCGCAGTGATTTCTCTTGGTGGAACTGTGGTGAGCACATCCATTAAAGTGGCAGGTGATGACTTTGATGAGGCTTTAGTTCGTCATATGAGAAAGAAGCACAATCTTTTAATTGGTGAGCGAACAGCAGAGGAGATTAAGATCAATATTGGAGCGGCTTATCGAAGACCAGAGTCCTTGACAATGGAAGTTCGAGGACGAAATCTAGTTACAGGTCTTCCAAAGACCATTGTTGTCACCTCAGATGAAACATTGGAGGCTTTGCAGGAGCCAGCAATGCAGATTGTTGATGCGGTTCACAATGTATTGGAGAGAACCCCACCTGAGCTTGCAGCGGATATTTTTGATCGTGGTATTGTGCTGACAGGTGGTGGTGCATTGCTCTTTGGATTGGATGCCTTGATTGAAGAAAAGACAGGTATCAATACGATGATTGCAGAAGAACCATTGACAGCCGTTGCCATTGGTACAGGAAAATATATTGAGTACAAAAATGGTGACGAAGAGGCAAAGAAGGAATATCAACAATAGCGATGGCGACAATAGCTGGATATATTGAGAAAATTAAATATCGAAA
This region of Lachnospiraceae bacterium oral taxon 096 genomic DNA includes:
- a CDS encoding CCA tRNA nucleotidyltransferase, which codes for MKIDMPQDVVEIIQGLCSHGFAAYAVGGCVRDTLLGVEPKDWDITTSASPVQVKEIFGHTLDTGIEHGTVTIMRGKIGYEVTTYRIDGKYSDGRHPDQVKFTPNLFEDLRRRDFTINAMAYSDETGLVDEFCGMEDLEKKVVRCVGEAKERFQEDALRMLRAIRFSAQLGFTIESDTWQAMIQMAKNLSLVSKERILVELTKTICSSHPEMVKKIFDSGLHKEIGQHFSSLSARDAEVMAFSGQLPEEKHLRFALLFKNKSGEEAKAILKELKADNDTIKKVKILVEYIDRKLPRNEKRMRQALSEIGPERVRDWILLKKVLGEEVEDFQNRLQEILERGDAYTLQMLAVDGATLIRAGIKPGPNLGQILGELLSYVIEDPSKNTMMFLLEKVKEICYNQNCKIDQC
- a CDS encoding transposase; protein product: MIKSIKIRLYPNNKQITKLFQYAGCARFAYNWAIAKEQENYKQKNKFLSDNELRKEFTQLKKLPEYRWLNEVSNNVTKQAIKDACNAYKKFFKGQCKYPKFKSKKHSTPSFYQDTGKIQFTDTHVKVEGFSMSKRRNKQKLNWIRLCEKERIPMNCKYLNPRFTYDGLYWYVSIGIEVDDNNNLPSNDGVGIDLGIKNLAVCSDGNTYKNINKTDKVKKIEKRKRRLQRSISRRYEKNKKGGSYCKTSNIIKREKELLKVIKRLTNIRQNYLHQTTSEIIKRKPSFICMEDLNVSGMMKNKHLSKAVQQQCFYEFRKQIEYKSNWNNISVIIADRFFPSSKLCSCCGNIKKDLKLSDRIYKCECGNIIDRDFQASLNLKQYGENVLKQSVV
- a CDS encoding cytidine deaminase, which encodes MEQIWKELYQAAKAVQNPRDISERISAGGVAAAIESASGKIYTGVCVDTSSSLGICTERNAMFNMITNGENEIKRVLAIMPNGKTGAPCGACREFMAQLMIGRYHEVEIMLDIENEKIVMLDELTPEWWL
- a CDS encoding GNAT family N-acetyltransferase; protein product: MILETERLILRRWKESDAEDLYKYASDPDVGPIAGWPPHQSIEESLDVIKNVLGGKEAYAICLKEYGKAIGAIELKLNGLTDMTEKDDECELGYWLGKLFWGQGLMPEAAKEILRHAFEDLGMSKVWCGYYEGNTKSKRVQEKVGFKYQWTTEGVDVPLMHEKRTGHVNAMTKEEWQTLL
- a CDS encoding rod shape-determining protein produces the protein MFGITSNDIGIDLGTASILVYIKGRGVVLKEPSVVAVDRNTGKIHAIGEEARLMIGRTPGNIIAIRPLRQGVISDYQVTEKMLKYFITKAVGKKTFRKPRIAVCIPSGATEVETKAVEDAAYSAGAKDVAIIEEPVAAAIGAGIDIAKACGNMIVDIGGGTADIAVISLGGTVVSTSIKVAGDDFDEALVRHMRKKHNLLIGERTAEEIKINIGAAYRRPESLTMEVRGRNLVTGLPKTIVVTSDETLEALQEPAMQIVDAVHNVLERTPPELAADIFDRGIVLTGGGALLFGLDALIEEKTGINTMIAEEPLTAVAIGTGKYIEYKNGDEEAKKEYQQ
- a CDS encoding Cna B-type domain-containing protein yields the protein MRLIRNKNVKVLVVATIVAGSFVLPSFVQAQSIFQEPHNNFRPNTIHIVNGSFEMPQISSRFYPYNSGSWNYIPAMNELTGGASPSNTSSATNALGNQSGGGTGSSASLSYVDGWNAVPSSTVTHIIPRFANYIEVQRAGANSNFPSTAADGQQYIELDADQPSYVYQTMQTTPGSRLYYSFNLRNRGGSGRVKVYVKGSDASRGNATQDIETHSSHWEHYEGVYTVPEGQYRTDIGFESMSEETAARGNLLDHVEVRTGAYLEVNKSSSVLGEEVLGGTIYTYTLHIENFGQTDADQLIVTDQLDGDVDFIGNAKKDGVDFAGVSYDEEHKKVLFHLSGDTIGNVDTNHHSMDLSYQVRVKDTATEGEIKSQASIDYHDANQDSSARGIFYSGVDIVHIGRRPAVAQGSIRVQWNQLMPTLVNSGLDVQLYRNGEIYGWPVHIDAMTQWEYHWNNLVDENNTTSVWTVRLLNSVENYQLDIENIRPREWVIRANFSNPGSNTPDRTVDDVHSQERVKVLYSLTNPEDQNIEGRILHYKIRVKNDTSQTARGIWIRDVMPLYTHFDAVDTQGEYGVIEGREHATWFVDRLLPGEEKEFWVDILQDFCCPEIQVNQVNYELTGNENRPYVNDPVGPRNVAERF
- a CDS encoding phospho-sugar mutase, coding for MKDYKKIYQEWLTNPYFDEATKNELRAIADDENEIKERFYQDLAFGTAGLRGIIGAGINRMNVYVVRRATQGLADYIIRQGGQKKGVAIAYDSRHMSPEFAMEAAMTLAANGIKAYKFESLRPTPELSFAVRELGCIAGINITASHNPSNYNGYKVYWEDGAQFTPPHDKGVTECVLAIEDLSKVKTMSEEEATKAGLYEVIGEKIDDAYIANVKAQVVNQDAIDKMQDSIRIVYTPLHGTGNIPVRRVLKEIGFSHVYVVKEQELPDGDFPTVSYPNPESKAAFALGLKLAKEKDADLVLATDPDADRLGVYVKDQKSKQYIALTGNMSGSLLCEYVLSQKAAAGKIPADGEVVKSIVTTNLVDAVAANYHCKLVEVLTGFKWIGQQILKNEHTGKGHYMFGMEESYGCLIGSYARDKDAVSATVALCEAAAYYKMQGKTLWDAMLDMFEKYGYYLDGIKAFDLAGLEGLAKIQRMMTYFRENVPEKIGDATVLSVRDYQADTIVDLKTKEVRPTGLPASNVIYYDCDDNTWICVRPSGTEPKIKFYYGVKGNSMEDARVKSDKLGNALQALVDQIQ